CTTCCTTGTAGATAACGTGCTTACGGACGACCGGGTCGTATTTCTTGAATTCGAACTTATCCGGTGTATTCCGCTTGTTCTTATCAGTGGTGTAGAAGTGGCCTGTACCGGCACTAG
This genomic window from Halomonas sp. TD01 contains:
- the rpmG gene encoding 50S ribosomal protein L33; this encodes MRDKIKLVSSAGTGHFYTTDKNKRNTPDKFEFKKYDPVVRKHVIYKEAKIK